The segment AATCAACAACCCCATACCATATACCATACAACAGAATATATGGAATGATACAAAAAGAGGAAATTgtacaaccaaataaaatgcAAATGTCACGACAACGGATTATTACATTTAGAGCGGTTGTGACCTATTCCATTGCATCGAGAGCAATGAATTGCTCTCTTATGAGAAAATTGTGATTCAATGCACCTTTGTCGGGGTCTTCCTGGAGGACGTCTCACATGAGGGGGTTGGAAAGCAGGAAAGGTGTTGCCCGCGCAATCTTGCAAACTCCCATCGTCACAAAGTTTTGGCATGTTGTGTGTTGGTAATGGTTGAAACTGACCCGAGTAAATCAAATCTTGCATGGAGACATGAAAACATGGGTCAATATAGTCATACACGTCGTGTCTCAGTGTGCGGATGATAGCACATACGTGTGCACATGGCAAACCGGACATTTGCCATGTCATGCAAGTACACGTACGTTGATTCATATCGACAACCAAATAAACCTCTCCAGTAAACACCTTAAACGTCCCTCCCAAATATGGTAGCACACTAATCGGACCAGACCTCATGATATTTGACATTAACTTCTCTTCAGTTTTCGGTCCGACCACGCTCTTCCACTTTTGTGTACCACGCATATGGGTGTCCAACATGGCTACAAGTTTATCCATGTGCATTAACAATAAAGTATAAATTGTTTGGTGACGCTTTTCTCTTAACCACGCATTGAACGACTCTGCAATGTTAGTTGTCATTATATCCCATCGCTTGTTAAGAAACTTTAACATTGCCCAATGTTCGGGATTGTTTTCCACAACCCATTTTGCTAGGTTCTCATTGAAGcgcacaagtttttcaaatgccTCATTGTAGTCTATTTCCAACCTAGCATACGCAATGCTGTCCAAAAGTAGCAAAGCatcttctttccatttctttcctCGAATGTTCTGCTTATGGAAGAAGCTAGAAAAGTTTTCCTTAACATGGCGATAACAATATGCATGATTTCCTGTCCCAAACAACTCCGAAACACTACGCAAGATTCCCTGATGTCTATCTGATATAATAACAACTTCTTTACCATCTAATACGCCCTTTAATTTATCCAAAAACCAATACCAGTCCTCATAATTTTCTGAACTTACCACACCAAGGGCTAGCGGGAACATTCCATCATCTGCATCATATGCAATGGCAGACAAAAGAGCTCCCTTATATGGACCGCTTAGGTGGCAAGAATCAATAGCCAATACAGGTCGACACCCCATGATGAACCCTTAAATTGAAAATGCATGGGCAATGAACAATTGCATGAAGTGACCTTCTTGGGAAGTGTACTCCGCAATTGTGCCTGAATTTATTTCTCTTAGCCTATGGCATAACCAAGGGAGAAACGTGTAAGAGTCGCGTGGTACTCCATATATGCGCTcttttgccttctctttaaggtgccatgcttggttatatgtcaattgaacccCATGATCACGTTCAAAATCCTTACAGATTTGACGGGGAAGATAGTCTGGAGTGGTTCTAAACACATCTTCAACAACAACTGCACCTCTCTTTGAAGAAACCTTCACCTTAGATGAACACTCATCCTGagctatatgattatgattcacTTGGTAAGTATGAACTCGCAAGATGACATTTCCCTCGACAGCGTGAGCTGTTATCTTCCAAGGACAACCATCAACCGAACACTAGACAGACATATGCGTAGGGgaatttttcttgtacttgtaTTCAAACCTCCCACCTAATGACATCTGGTAAATTGCATTGCGAAACTCCTCGgcatttttaaatgtatgtccCGACCCTAATATTGCCTCACGAAAACGAATCAATTCCAAAGGGATGTACTCAGTATCTGCAGAACGCGACGCAAAACCTCTTGATAGCATCATAGTTTTAGGAATTGGATCGCATGATGCATTAGAGGACGGGAACGTGATAGGTGGATCTCTGCATTGACATATATTAACATAATTAGACTATGTGATGTGTAAAATTGATATTCAcaacattttaaataaacattgaTGTTAAAGTCCATTACCGAAATGCCAACTGTGAATTCGGGATATTTGCTTCAATGGCTTCCACAGAGGGTAAGTCTACTAGGTATACATTTGCAAAGTCATCACTGTGGGAAACCACGTTATCCAAATCATCctcatcttctaaatcttggatgACTCTGGGATTGAACTTCAGAGTGTAGTGCATCTTCATCACGTCAAGGGAAATGTCAAATTTCTCTATGATTTTTTTGGTGAATTCTTCAAATTCCATTCCTTTATATATGTGAATACCTTTGCTTCTTCCACCCAAGTATTCCCATTgcccatcatttttttggacaagtttGCCACCCACGAAAATGTAACAATATATCCTATTACTTGCGTCCATTAACCTATACAAACATAGCACAAATATCATATTATAGACCAAACAATTATGCATATTATAGAAAATGGCCTTCGTATTTTCTCTCATCTGCCCTTTTGCTGTGAAGTTCACATTATTACTAGTCGCCATGTCCAGATTATCACGCATCATTTATGCATATACTTTTCCAAATGTTACTTcacttattctatttttaactGGTTGGTTGActctttctctgttttttgcAGATTGCTATGACCCTCTAGATCCCAATAGGAACATCACAATTACTTTTCAGACTTATAAATGGACAGATCATGCCAATGTCGTTAGTGTTTTGGCTCATACTCAATAGACAACttcaaatttaacttaatttcaatttggttCAATTGTATgctgaaaataatattgagTTGCATGCGTTTGATATTTAGCAATTGTGAATAGTAAACCTGGAAAGAGGTATTTGGCCACTACAATGATTGTTGGAAACCATTCTGGATTTCAAGGAGAAATCCCTTAATTGGTTTCTTATGTATTGACTACCTTAATTTTGgatttcaaaaatagaattaaGGCTCGTTAAACTGCCTTTGAACTGATCTGTTTCTTTATTTCGCATTTATATTCATGTTAGCTACAGATTTCATGAAGTTTGAAATGATAATCTATCTACACATACTAGGTATCCCACAATATCTCATACTATAGGGTTCAAAGAACTTgggtttttttcaaaaataggtAACAGGCGAACTAGCATACTAAACTAGACTGCCACACGAGGAAGTAAATATAATGCTCAATGATATAATTTGAACGAAAGGACGAAAAATATGTTTGCAACAAGAAAATCTATTTGCATTTACTTATCatatattagaataaaattgcACCTATAAAACTAACTTTTCAATTCAATATGCAATGCTAAACCAAACAAACATAAGTGAACCAAGTAAAATGcaaggaaaatcaaaatatatttttatgtcgTCTTCATCATCACAATTATCATGAATGGCAATCGAGGGTTCTCATATTGATGGAGAAACAAGTGAATCATGGTGACATCACAGTTTAATAAAAAGAAGTGATTTTTCCATGTATCAATCATGTAAATCGAACACAAACATAATTATCtaaacaaaaacttttttgaTAACACGACATGCAGATGCAATTAGCCCATGAGGATCCTCACTATTTCAAACTGTGAGCCATGTCTTAAAAACACCATAACCCACGCCATGTCTTAGAGCCAGTTACGGGGTTTAAGctttaagcttaaaaaaaaatactactttACCTgatggtcagagaagctccctcCTCAATGCTCAGCACGGGACGACAACCACGGTGGGGATTAATGGCACACTGAAATCGCCAGATAAATTAGGGCAATGTATTTAGGCTGAAATGAAATGGTCGGGATAGCCGAAATGAAGCATAAACTGAAATTGCTGAACCTACTATCAACTACTTCGCCACGGAACCCAAATCCGGTCGTGATCGTTGACACCAATGGATTGACAGAGATTAAAAACTCCACCGTCTACACCTAAAATCGGATGGCCGAGAAACTCCAGATGAAGATAGGATTAGGGCATTCTTTGCGCGGAAACGAGGGAACACTCAGGAATGTGAAAACGCCTCTCAATTTTGGGGAAAACCAAATGGAAATCCAACGtcgattttgtttttaatcgGATGGTCGGCAAACTCCAGATGGAGAGAGGATTAGGGCATTTTTTGGGCGAGAACGAGGGAAACACTCAGGAATGTGAAAACGCCTCTCAATTTTGGGGAAAACGAATTGCAAATCCAAcgtggattttgtttttttttttacattagcCAGCCAAAGGGCATTTTCGGCATATTATAAATTGTATAGCCTTCTTATCAATTTTGAGACTTTGTCTGGGTGTTGGGCTTAATTCTGTAACATAAatggaccatttgttaatttttgggcccagctgggcccaaaacacaattctcccgaGATAATACCCACTTTTCATGTTGGGTCTTGCTTTTTAATTAGTCAAGTCATTCACGTGTTTTGTGGGCTCCACAATGCCTACCAAACTATTTTTCTACACCACTGCTTATCCACCCAACAGTCAACACCGAGTGAATGGTCCAATGCCtacaatgaaaatgattgatgTAGGGAAATGACAATAAAGACCATAGTCCCATAATCTTGTggttaaaaaacagttttatgtttttaaaaacaaaaaattgtttttaaaacttcatAATATTGTTGGGTCATTGttctttatttctattttttagaaataaagtaaaatattaaacaatttttaaaaaacgtatagaagttgtttta is part of the Vitis riparia cultivar Riparia Gloire de Montpellier isolate 1030 unplaced genomic scaffold, EGFV_Vit.rip_1.0 scaffold826_pilon_pilon, whole genome shotgun sequence genome and harbors:
- the LOC117910734 gene encoding uncharacterized protein LOC117910734; protein product: MGCRPVLAIDSCHLSGPYKGALLSAIAYDADDGMFPLALGVVSSENYEDWYWFLDKLKGVLDGKEVVIISDRHQGILRSVSELFGTGNHAYCYRHVKENFSSFFHKQNIRGKKWKEDALLLLDSIAYARLEIDYNEAFEKLVRFNENLAKWVVENNPEHWAMLKFLNKRWDIMTTNIAESFNAWLREKRHQTIYTLLLMHMDKLVAMLDTHMRGTQKWKSVVGPKTEEKLMSNIMRSGPISVLPYLGGTFKVFTGEVYLVVDMNQRTCTCMTWQMSGLPCAHVCAIIRTLRHDVYDYIDPCFHVSMQDLIYSGQFQPLPTHNMPKLCDDGSLQDCAGNTFPAFQPPHVRRPPGRPRQRCIESQFSHKRAIHCSRCNGIGHNRSKCNNPLS